A genomic segment from Luteolibacter ambystomatis encodes:
- a CDS encoding SLC13 family permease encodes MTLEIALTLTVIAVTLVAFIREWAAPDVIALTVLCAVVALGLVDANKMTDVFRNEAPLTIAALFIIGGALEKSGAVDHIGRVLRDKLPNNTRMAMLAFSLLTAFFSAWMNNTAIVAILLPVALGLARSKDIPASRLLMPLSYSSILGGCCTLIGTSTNLLVNGTLKDLHMEPMSMFQLAPVGIPLTIAGIGYLAIFGPKLIPARTSISGTLEITQRTTPLYHLLVSDQSPLIGQKLTETALFDRANGIHIMEVRRKGARVMKSLKTLTVEKNDRFLIALHRRRGRAAKPDALFAEIGAQVLSTVDGIVTELVVRDESSLIGETLAASDFRQRYNCVVLALHRNGVNITSQIANEALESGDTLLVITALNNLDDLEATRDFILTDSPDDAPEDDATPRQPAHHIWLSWGTLVGVVLVATLTDFLGGKDGVWPWLPQIPIHYAALVGALALLWMKVVTPRDAYTSIDWQVLLMLYGLLGLGMAMQNTGTARWLADSLVGLARGHISHEMLPGVMLWAIFLMTLLLTEVLSNNATAVMMVPIVVKLAASLGVSHWPFVMAVTVAASTAFALPMGYQTHMMVYGPGGYKFSDFLRVGIPLNIICWITACTLIPFIWPFYPAG; translated from the coding sequence ATGACACTGGAGATCGCACTCACCCTGACGGTCATCGCCGTCACACTCGTCGCCTTCATCCGCGAATGGGCCGCGCCGGACGTGATCGCGCTCACGGTTCTCTGTGCCGTGGTGGCGCTCGGGCTGGTGGACGCGAACAAGATGACGGACGTCTTCAGGAACGAGGCGCCGCTCACCATCGCCGCTCTTTTCATCATCGGCGGAGCCTTGGAGAAATCGGGGGCTGTCGACCACATCGGCCGGGTCTTGCGCGACAAGCTGCCGAACAACACCCGCATGGCGATGCTGGCGTTCTCGCTGCTCACCGCCTTCTTCAGCGCGTGGATGAACAACACTGCCATCGTCGCGATCCTGCTGCCGGTGGCCCTCGGCCTCGCCCGCTCGAAGGACATCCCCGCATCCCGCCTGCTGATGCCGCTGTCCTACAGTTCCATCCTCGGCGGCTGCTGCACGCTGATCGGCACCTCCACCAACCTGCTGGTGAATGGCACGCTGAAGGATCTCCACATGGAGCCGATGTCCATGTTCCAACTCGCGCCGGTCGGCATTCCCCTCACGATCGCGGGTATCGGCTATCTGGCCATCTTCGGGCCAAAACTCATCCCCGCCCGCACCTCCATCTCCGGCACGCTGGAGATCACCCAGCGCACCACGCCTCTTTATCATCTGCTCGTTTCCGACCAATCGCCGCTGATCGGACAGAAGCTCACGGAAACCGCCCTCTTCGACCGCGCCAATGGCATCCACATCATGGAGGTCCGCCGCAAGGGCGCGCGCGTGATGAAGTCCCTCAAGACGCTCACCGTCGAGAAGAACGACCGCTTTCTCATCGCGCTCCACCGCCGCCGCGGCCGGGCCGCAAAACCGGACGCGCTCTTCGCGGAGATCGGCGCGCAAGTGCTGTCCACCGTCGATGGCATCGTCACCGAACTCGTGGTGCGGGATGAATCCTCGCTCATCGGTGAAACGCTCGCGGCGTCCGATTTCCGCCAGCGCTACAACTGCGTCGTGCTCGCGTTGCACCGGAATGGAGTGAACATCACCAGCCAGATCGCGAACGAGGCACTGGAAAGCGGTGACACCCTGCTCGTCATCACCGCACTCAACAACCTGGACGACCTGGAAGCCACCCGCGATTTCATCCTCACGGATTCGCCGGACGATGCACCGGAGGACGATGCCACTCCACGCCAGCCGGCCCATCACATCTGGCTCTCATGGGGCACGCTCGTCGGTGTTGTATTGGTCGCCACATTGACCGACTTCCTCGGTGGCAAGGACGGCGTATGGCCCTGGCTGCCACAAATCCCCATCCACTATGCCGCCCTCGTCGGCGCACTGGCCCTGCTGTGGATGAAGGTGGTAACGCCTCGCGATGCCTACACCAGTATCGACTGGCAGGTGTTGCTGATGCTTTACGGCCTGCTCGGCCTCGGCATGGCCATGCAGAACACCGGCACCGCCCGCTGGCTGGCCGACAGCCTCGTCGGGCTGGCGCGCGGTCACATCTCCCATGAAATGCTGCCCGGCGTGATGCTGTGGGCCATCTTCCTGATGACCCTGTTGCTCACCGAGGTGCTCTCGAACAACGCCACCGCGGTCATGATGGTCCCCATCGTGGTGAAACTTGCCGCCAGCCTCGGCGTGAGCCACTGGCCTTTTGTCATGGCCGTCACCGTGGCCGCCTCCACCGCCTTCGCCCTGCCGATGGGCTACCAGACCCACATGATGGTCTATGGCCCCGGTGGCTACAAGTTCTCGGACTTCCTGCGCGTGGGCATTCCTCTCAACATCATCTGCTGGATCACCGCCTGCACGCTGATCCCCTTCATCTGGCCGTTTTATCCGGCAGGGTGA
- a CDS encoding sulfate ABC transporter substrate-binding protein, whose amino-acid sequence MTPNPILESVPPRRRVWRRLSSHLVLLLVSSGTALSAPTLLNASYDVTREFYKEFNASFAAEWKAKTGETPKIDQSHGGSSKQARSVLDGLEADVVTMNQSTDIDILAQNGLVAKDWVDRFPDRASPYTSTIVFLVRKGNPRQIKGWDDLVKPGLQVIIPNPKTSGNGRYSYLAAWTHAKHLSGGTDATAKEFVNKLFKNVPVLDAGGRGATTTFAQREIGDVLLTFENEAHLALRELGADKNEIVYPASSVLAEAPVAVVEKYAAKHGNQALAKAYLDALYTPASQELAAKHKLRPRSPEVLAKHTADFPELKLYKIEEEFGGWAEAQKTHFADGGIFDQIYSP is encoded by the coding sequence ATGACTCCGAATCCCATCCTCGAATCCGTCCCGCCGCGCCGCCGCGTCTGGCGCCGCCTTTCCTCCCACCTTGTCCTGCTGCTCGTTTCCAGCGGCACCGCGCTCTCCGCGCCGACTCTCCTCAACGCCTCCTACGACGTCACCCGAGAGTTCTACAAGGAGTTCAACGCCTCCTTCGCCGCCGAGTGGAAAGCCAAGACCGGTGAGACTCCGAAGATCGACCAGTCCCATGGCGGCTCCTCGAAGCAGGCACGCTCGGTGCTGGATGGCCTCGAGGCCGATGTGGTGACGATGAACCAATCGACCGACATCGACATCCTCGCCCAGAACGGTCTGGTGGCGAAGGACTGGGTGGACCGCTTCCCGGATCGCGCCTCGCCCTACACCTCCACCATCGTTTTCCTCGTCCGCAAGGGAAACCCCAGGCAGATCAAGGGCTGGGACGATCTGGTGAAGCCCGGTCTCCAGGTCATCATCCCGAATCCGAAGACCTCCGGCAACGGCCGCTACAGCTACCTCGCCGCGTGGACGCACGCAAAGCACCTCTCCGGCGGCACTGATGCCACAGCGAAGGAGTTCGTGAACAAGCTGTTCAAGAACGTCCCGGTGCTGGATGCTGGCGGCCGCGGTGCCACCACCACCTTCGCCCAGCGGGAAATCGGCGATGTGCTGCTCACGTTCGAAAACGAGGCCCACCTCGCTCTCCGCGAACTCGGCGCGGACAAAAACGAAATCGTCTATCCGGCCTCCAGCGTGCTCGCCGAGGCACCCGTCGCCGTCGTTGAAAAATACGCGGCCAAGCACGGCAACCAGGCGCTGGCGAAGGCCTACCTCGATGCGCTCTACACGCCAGCGTCCCAGGAACTCGCCGCCAAGCACAAGCTCCGTCCCCGTTCCCCGGAAGTGCTGGCGAAACACACCGCCGATTTCCCCGAGTTGAAGCTCTACAAGATCGAGGAGGAGTTCGGCGGCTGGGCCGAGGCCCAGAAGACCCACTTCGCGGACGGCGGCATCTTCGATCAGATCTATTCGCCCTGA
- a CDS encoding Fur family transcriptional regulator codes for MNDASDFATRAAAFWRERGGRMTPVREVLCRAIVSSEKAFVAEELLERARKLDRGISCASVYRALSDLVDAGLLREIRGERDQRSFVAAGLPQAPVGHVVCSDCRRVIPLEDECVPLREAAMLKRMGFAAGGMHLRIEASCESMKRCGTCENQAASTGTE; via the coding sequence ATGAACGACGCCTCCGATTTCGCGACGCGTGCCGCCGCATTCTGGCGCGAGCGCGGCGGACGGATGACTCCGGTGCGCGAGGTGCTGTGCCGGGCGATCGTTTCCAGCGAGAAGGCCTTTGTAGCGGAGGAACTGCTGGAGCGTGCCCGGAAGCTGGATCGCGGAATTTCCTGCGCCTCCGTTTACCGTGCTTTGTCCGATCTTGTGGACGCGGGCTTGTTGCGGGAGATCCGCGGCGAGCGCGACCAGCGTTCGTTCGTGGCAGCAGGTCTGCCCCAGGCACCCGTGGGCCATGTCGTGTGCTCGGATTGCCGGCGGGTGATTCCCCTGGAGGACGAGTGCGTGCCCTTGCGCGAGGCGGCGATGCTGAAGCGCATGGGGTTCGCGGCGGGCGGCATGCACCTGCGGATCGAGGCTTCCTGCGAGTCGATGAAACGTTGCGGCACCTGTGAGAACCAGGCCGCGTCCACCGGAACGGAATGA
- a CDS encoding helix-turn-helix domain-containing protein: MSMDVTWWRNGGGIRCGSMSGRVASAGCRFREASAGDVWLWLNRSGSGLVWGPGERFPVQPGMYALTGGVEEDEWTCIRYPGIHRMEIVRLSREWLSTHLGKQPEWLHPDLAKWLKDGGRLAFCGLMGLWEEDLGTALEKGAEEGGGAALLAEARILEWAAVRLYRGKTGGEAGAGFCSAVRGRDPVRRALETVRARLDQPLELTTLAKEVGLAPHYLSRRVSAETGLTLQRHLRRMRIERACEWLASGRMNVTEAALEVGYQSLSHFAKAFREETGHGPQDWLKQRKNGAAVDA, encoded by the coding sequence ATGAGTATGGATGTCACGTGGTGGCGGAATGGAGGCGGCATCCGCTGCGGTTCCATGTCCGGGCGGGTGGCGTCGGCCGGCTGCCGTTTCCGTGAGGCGTCGGCCGGTGATGTCTGGCTGTGGTTGAACCGCAGTGGCAGCGGGCTGGTGTGGGGTCCGGGCGAACGCTTTCCAGTGCAGCCCGGCATGTATGCTCTAACAGGCGGCGTGGAGGAAGATGAGTGGACGTGCATCCGCTATCCGGGCATCCACCGGATGGAGATCGTCCGACTGTCGCGTGAATGGCTCTCGACCCATCTTGGCAAACAACCGGAATGGTTGCATCCGGATCTGGCGAAGTGGCTCAAGGATGGCGGTCGTCTGGCATTCTGCGGTCTGATGGGACTGTGGGAGGAGGATCTCGGGACGGCGCTGGAAAAGGGTGCGGAGGAGGGCGGGGGAGCTGCTCTGCTGGCGGAGGCCCGCATTCTCGAATGGGCGGCGGTGCGTCTCTATCGCGGCAAGACCGGTGGCGAGGCGGGCGCGGGCTTTTGCTCCGCGGTGCGCGGTCGTGATCCGGTGCGGCGGGCTTTGGAAACCGTGCGCGCCCGTCTCGACCAGCCGCTGGAACTCACCACGCTGGCGAAGGAGGTGGGGCTGGCTCCTCACTATCTTTCCCGCCGCGTGAGCGCGGAAACCGGCCTCACCTTGCAGCGTCATTTGCGGAGGATGCGCATCGAGCGCGCCTGCGAATGGCTCGCATCCGGGCGGATGAACGTGACCGAGGCCGCGCTCGAGGTCGGCTATCAGAGCCTCAGCCATTTCGCGAAGGCCTTCCGCGAGGAAACCGGGCATGGCCCGCAGGACTGGTTGAAGCAGCGGAAGAATGGTGCGGCGGTTGACGCCTGA
- a CDS encoding PEP-CTERM sorting domain-containing protein yields MKSNLLGPILPLLRGCALTCALAASAHAALFVDYNLGVDQNTTIWTTLNNTNPSRTADAGSDPGSFTIGAPGYQASVGTYSFSTDYSVTVNQTSTFDLQTAVFQVDIAMNPSYTLPYGTGPLLSYNGGSQNLAASLFTTNGTELRNTSFGPMNYVGGAWQWDLSGITENISSITITMPVSVHSSISAARIDSGSSNLAVVPEPSMMGLALLGGGLLVARRRRAV; encoded by the coding sequence ATGAAATCGAACCTCCTTGGCCCGATCCTCCCCCTGCTCCGCGGCTGCGCCCTGACTTGTGCGCTGGCGGCTTCCGCCCACGCCGCGTTGTTCGTGGACTACAACCTGGGCGTCGACCAGAACACCACAATCTGGACAACGCTCAACAATACGAATCCGAGCCGTACCGCTGACGCCGGCAGCGATCCGGGCAGCTTCACCATCGGCGCGCCGGGCTATCAGGCCAGCGTGGGCACCTACAGCTTCTCCACCGATTACTCGGTCACGGTCAATCAGACCTCCACCTTCGATCTGCAAACGGCGGTGTTCCAGGTGGATATCGCGATGAATCCTTCCTACACGCTGCCGTATGGCACCGGCCCGTTGCTCAGCTACAACGGCGGTTCGCAGAATCTGGCCGCATCCCTTTTCACCACCAATGGCACCGAACTGCGCAACACGTCGTTCGGCCCGATGAACTATGTCGGCGGAGCCTGGCAGTGGGATCTCTCCGGCATCACCGAGAACATCTCCTCCATCACGATCACCATGCCGGTGTCGGTTCACTCTTCCATCTCCGCGGCGCGGATTGACTCGGGTTCCTCGAACCTCGCGGTTGTTCCGGAGCCGTCGATGATGGGTCTCGCTTTGCTCGGCGGCGGCCTGTTGGTTGCGCGTCGCCGCCGTGCTGTCTGA
- a CDS encoding DUF6607 family protein, translating to MNLPTMMVAAGVMLAGTFARAEETPESAFEKDRKAILAMAGDFQVSFHFHESVPLHTGYTLKDRPYDEEAFETVKVAEDSGKRIILQHLLQVEGEVVKHWAQIWTYEDRELLEFKGHRTWAARTLGAEEVKGAWTQRVTEVTDEPRYEGLGRWIHRDGSSEWSSPANRPLPRREYTKRDDYDLLLVTNRHTVTADAWYHEQDNVKQVDRDGASYPLCREVGFNTYKRVKDHDFAAANDYWNRTNAFWKQVRETWDASFAGSDKVSLRDKVDDQSFSKVLGGLVGRVKKGEAVKPEEIQTALKPYLILPAKG from the coding sequence ATGAACTTGCCTACGATGATGGTGGCCGCGGGTGTGATGCTTGCGGGAACGTTCGCACGGGCGGAGGAAACTCCGGAGAGTGCGTTTGAAAAGGACCGCAAGGCGATCCTGGCGATGGCGGGTGATTTCCAAGTCTCCTTCCACTTCCATGAGAGCGTGCCGCTTCATACCGGCTACACGTTGAAGGATCGTCCGTACGATGAAGAGGCTTTCGAAACGGTGAAAGTCGCCGAGGACTCGGGCAAGCGGATCATTCTCCAGCATCTCCTCCAGGTGGAGGGCGAGGTGGTGAAGCACTGGGCGCAGATCTGGACCTACGAGGACCGCGAGCTGCTGGAATTCAAGGGCCATCGGACTTGGGCCGCGCGCACGCTGGGTGCGGAAGAGGTGAAGGGGGCCTGGACGCAACGTGTGACGGAAGTCACGGACGAGCCACGCTATGAAGGCCTCGGCCGCTGGATTCACCGCGATGGCTCCAGCGAGTGGAGCAGCCCGGCCAATCGCCCGCTTCCGCGCCGTGAGTATACGAAGCGTGATGACTACGATCTGCTGCTGGTGACGAACCGCCACACGGTCACCGCGGATGCCTGGTATCACGAGCAGGACAACGTGAAGCAGGTGGACCGCGACGGCGCCTCCTATCCGCTGTGCCGCGAGGTCGGTTTCAACACCTACAAGCGCGTGAAGGATCACGACTTCGCCGCTGCGAACGACTATTGGAATCGTACCAATGCCTTCTGGAAGCAGGTCCGCGAGACCTGGGATGCCTCCTTCGCCGGTTCCGACAAGGTATCGCTGCGCGACAAGGTGGACGACCAGTCGTTCTCGAAGGTCCTCGGCGGTCTCGTGGGCCGCGTGAAGAAGGGCGAGGCGGTGAAACCGGAGGAAATCCAGACCGCGCTGAAGCCCTATCTGATTCTTCCAGCGAAAGGCTGA